Below is a genomic region from Silurus meridionalis isolate SWU-2019-XX chromosome 1, ASM1480568v1, whole genome shotgun sequence.
CCTCTTCCTCTATGTTTCTCTAATTAAAAGCCAATTAGCCAGTGTTAGCATGATGGCGGGGGAAAAGATGCAAAGCGTGGGTGCTAGCGTCATAAGAGGTAGGTAACAACATGAATGCTGCTGTCGAGGCTCATCACACACCATTATTTATCCTTCTCACTCATTTCCTGCACTGTCAGGGGCCAAGCTCTTTGTAATATTCGCAGGCATGATTTGCTGCCATTTGCCGCGGCCTATACATGCTTTGTGCTTGTCGCGGTAATGAAAGGACATGGTTTAAGTACACAGTTTGTGCACCGACTAGAAGTCGGTCACAAAACATTTCCCACGTCATGAATCTCCTACTGTTTTGCAGCTCTGCTCACTGTTAAAGTTAATGAGCAATGATATTTATCCTGATAAAGCAAGGCGttacaaaacaatgttttttttatatatttacaggtaACATGCAGAGTTTCTGACATGCTTCGGTTTACTGGTAAGATGGAGACTCCAGATCGGATCCTGGTTCCAGGACTCATAAAACCATTGGGCAACAACTCCATTCTATCAAGCAATTTGGGCTTTACAGTGTCCCCTCCACTGAATGATACCTTCCTCCTTAATGGGTCTCTGCAGAACTGGACGGAGATCTACAACACAGGTTTCATGCCAAGTGTTGCTGGAATCCTCATTCCTCTCATCTATATAATAGTCTGCGTGGTTGGTTTAGGAGGAAACACCCTGGTCATTCACATTGTCTTGCGCTACTCTCAAACCCAGTCTGTCACAAATATCTACATCCTGAACCTTGCTATAGCTGACGAGCTTTTCATGCTTGGCCTTCCCTTTCTGGCTGTCCAGAATGCCCTTCTGTCGTGGCCATTTGGGTCACTGATGTGCCGTCTGGTTATGACCGTGGATGCCATCAACCAGTTTACCAGCATCTTCTGCCTGACCGTAATGAGTATCGACCGCTACTTGGCAGTGGTGCATCCTCTCCGGTCTTCCAGGTGGCGGCAACCTCAAGTGGCCAAAGCAGTCAATGCTACAGTATGGGCTGTTTCCTTTGTAATCGTCCTTCCGGTTGTGGTTTACGCTGACGTGTTACAGGATGATGGGAACTGTAGCATAGTATGGCCCGAACCTGCAGAAGTCTGGAAAGCTGCATTTATTGTGTACACAGCAACTGTCGGATTCTTTGGTCCTCTGCTAGTCATCTGCATGTGCTACCTGCTAATTGTCATCAAGGTCCGCAGCTCCGGACGCAGGGTCCGAGCCACCTCCATTCGGCGGCGTAAATCAGAGCGGAAGATCACGCGGATGGTGGTAATTGTGGTAGCTGTGTTCGTCTTCTGTTGGCTCCCGTTCTACATATTAAACATTGTCAACTTGCTCGTGCTGCTTCCAGGAGAGTTCCGTGGCCTGTATTATTTCGTGGTGGTCCTTTCCTATGCCAACAGCTGTGCCAACCCCATTCTGTACGGATTCCTCTCTGACAACTTCAAGAGAGGCTTCCGGAAAGCTTTGTGCCGCTCGACCAGGCGAGTTGAAAACCAAGATCTACAACAGGGTACTGTCGGTAACCACACTTTACCCCTGGAGGAACTGAAAAAAGACCTCGAGCTGACAGACTGCCTGAAAGAATCCTGCAATCAAATCCAGCAAAGcagtgaggaagaagaggaggatgtTCAGGACGTCGAAATGGGTTACATAGAAAATGCCACCAAGATGACAGAAATCTGCAGGTCTGTAAAAAATGGCTGCAGGAATAGGCACAAAGAGGGCACTAGGACCATGCTTGAATCCAAGGAAGAAGGTACAAGCAATGGGAACAAAACTGGCAAAAATGGGGACTATATTAGTCCAACCATTGAACATGTTAGTTTCACCGGCACTCAGAGAAGAAGCATCAAACCAGTGGCAGAGGAATCAGCAGAGACTGTTCTGGAAATCAGTTATTTGTAAAACTGCGCAAATAAAAACTGtggatataaaaacaaaagcgTTTTAATATCCAGCAGAATTGAAAAAGATAAATGATGCCAAAATGTGGGGTTTTAGATTTCATTATCAGCAGTGTCATATGTCTTTAAAcatcgaaagaaagaaagaaagaaagaaagaaagaaagaaagaaagaaagaaagaaagaaagaaagaaagaaagaaaagaagaaaagaagaaaagaaaaaaatttatccAGGTATTTCTATCACTCGAACAAAAAGGTTTGCTACCCCTGTTCTGGCCAATTCTACTGAATGCAGTCTTATTGTCTTACCTCAGCAGGAGTTCCCTTTAAAAGCGGGAGTTCTTTTCTGCTCTAGAACAATGTACGAGGGGCGTTCATGTCAAGCGTATTACTGTAGTATTACTGATAGACGGCGCACATGTAGCGGGTCAGTCCAGAGACCGTTAATCAAGAGggcagacaacagtgttagtgCCAAGGAACGGCGTGTGGTCATGAATTTTCTTGTGAACGAAGGCGCAGAACCCGCAaatatctacagaagacttgAAGCACAGTACGGTGATGAGACTCTCAGCCGTAAGACATTTGAATGGCTTCCTTCATATACTGATAAATCTTTCTATGCCAATTCTTTCCAGGAATTAGCTAAACCctgggataagtgtataaatgtagcagtaTGTTGGGAGtatgtcaaaaaataaatccactccttgaaatttgttcttttatgtAATAAACACCAAAGTCCCAGTATGACTCGAACGCCccttgtatatactgtatatgcttaTACATCTGGCTCTCTTACCCTTTAAGCAGCGTATAGAGATGAGAATTTTACAATGGACataaaaagtctacacacccCAGGCAGATTTTGCGATGTCATAGgggaaaaaactgaaaaatcaTATCAGAACTCAAGAATTTGTACAAAACAGTGTTTGTTTGGTGTGTACACTTATGCAAACAGgctaaggtaaaaaaaaaagaagaaagaaaaaatttatcCAGGTATTTCTATCACTCGAACAAAAGGTTTGCTACCCTGTTCTGGCCAATTCTACTGAATGCAGTCTTATTGTCTTACCTCAGCAGGAGTTCCCTTTAAAAGCGGGAGTTCTTTTCTGCTCTAGAACAATGTACGAGGCGTTCATGTCAAGCGTATTACTGTAGTATTACTGATAGACGGCGCACATGTAGCGGTCAGTCCAGAGACCGTTAATCAAGAGggcagacaacagtgttagtgCCAAGGAACGGCGTGTGGTCATGAATTTTCTTGTGAACGAAGGCGCAGAACCCGCAaatatctacagaagacttgAAGCACAGTACGGTGATGAGACTCTCAGCCGTAAGACATTTGAATGGCTTCCTTCATATACTGATAAATCTTTCTATGCCAATTCTTTCCAGGAATTAGCTAAACCctgggataagtgtataaatgtagcagtaTGTTGGGAGtatgtcaaaaaataaatccactccttgaaatttgttcttttatgtAATAAACACCAAAGTCCCAGTATGACTCGAACGCCccttgtatatactgtatatgcttaTACATCTGGCTCTCTTACCCTTTAAGCAGCGTATAGAGATGAGAATTTTACAatggacataaaaaaagtctacacacccCAGGCAGATTTTGCGATGtcatagggggaaaaaaactgaaaaaaatcatatcagAACTCAAGAATTTGTACAAAACAGTGTTTGTTTCGGGGTGTGTACACTTATGCAAACAGgctaaggtaaaaaaaaaaaaagaagaaagaaaaaaacactttttttgcaCTCTATGTTGCAATTTTTGTAACAAAAACCTGCCTTTATAATATATCTGTTGTATATATCCTTCATA
It encodes:
- the si:zfos-169g10.2 gene encoding somatostatin receptor type 5 produces the protein MLRFTGKMETPDRILVPGLIKPLGNNSILSSNLGFTVSPPLNDTFLLNGSLQNWTEIYNTGFMPSVAGILIPLIYIIVCVVGLGGNTLVIHIVLRYSQTQSVTNIYILNLAIADELFMLGLPFLAVQNALLSWPFGSLMCRLVMTVDAINQFTSIFCLTVMSIDRYLAVVHPLRSSRWRQPQVAKAVNATVWAVSFVIVLPVVVYADVLQDDGNCSIVWPEPAEVWKAAFIVYTATVGFFGPLLVICMCYLLIVIKVRSSGRRVRATSIRRRKSERKITRMVVIVVAVFVFCWLPFYILNIVNLLVLLPGEFRGLYYFVVVLSYANSCANPILYGFLSDNFKRGFRKALCRSTRRVENQDLQQGTVGNHTLPLEELKKDLELTDCLKESCNQIQQSSEEEEEDVQDVEMGYIENATKMTEICRSVKNGCRNRHKEGTRTMLESKEEGTSNGNKTGKNGDYISPTIEHVSFTGTQRRSIKPVAEESAETVLEISYL